The stretch of DNA ttgttatGCAAGATGCACCCCTCCTTATTCAATGTAGGTGGCTAAAGGTTTTTGtctttgaaatgtttgtgtaatcaattgaattcctttatttatagTGATGCACCAAAATTAATTTCCTGCccttatatatacagtatatctaTACTCTTATGTCTGATCTCATTAGTGTTTCGGTTGATATTATCCAGACAGCACAGGATTTTCACCAGTTCAGCTACAGCAGTTTTCCGAACATTTGGACATTAggtaaaatgcaaataaaaacagaatgcaaTGATTTGCAAAATATTCAAATCCTATATTTAAATGAGAATAGTACAAAgacagcatgtttgttttttttaaaaacgtgcatttattttgaaatcttttTCTTGTTAGAGGGTTTCAGCTGTAAAGCAATTCAGGACTGCCTTTGTCATGTATATTTTGGTTTGGAATTGTCTTGTTGGAATGAGAAAGGCCTTTCCTGAGAAATCATGTTTCCCTATAAGTGTAATTACTCCGCATTCATGGTGCCTTCACAGATGTGCACAGTAACCATGTCATCTGCACTAAAGCCCCATGCATTTTATCATAATGCTGGTATTTCAACACTGATAACTAGCCTCTCCTCTTTTGCCCGACAACCATAATCTTACATTTTAATTGGTCAGACCATAAGTCACACTGAAAAGTGTTGAAAATGTTAAGTTGTTGAACTGTTTGTCCAGGCAGTCCTTAACAGGTGTGAACGCCTCCCCATCTTTACTTGTTCTGTTCGGCCATGTCACTGACCTGttgtctttgtgctgttttcaaTTAAACATAGAGCTGAAATGATTTACAAATCATTGCATTCTGTATTCATTTATGTTTCAAACATGatcatatttattttcctctgtttttattaatattgaAAAAAACTTGGATATAAATAAAAACCTCCCTATGGGTATTGAATGTTACACAAAGCAGCTAAAGGGCAGTGAcctttatttttgttatatCAGTGTGTAATACTGTATACTCTTCAGTGGTGTCAGCTCTGCAAAGAAAAGCTCCTCTGCTGGGAAAGTGCGTCTTTCTCCTAATTTTTTGCAGAGGTAAactagtgtgtgtatgtattcaATATTTCTTCCATTCCATGGAAATTACAGGTATGTTGTACATACTGCCAATGGTTGTCTTGCAAGTTGAGGCACACCTTTGTTATGAAACTATAAATAAAACGATTTTATCCTTTTTGAAGGCATCTGTTACTCAGCGTGTTAGACATGAGGACTTCCAGGTATAAAACAAATGAGCTCAAGCACCTACAGCAGTATTTCTATCATTGTTTATATAATAAAGTATATTGACAAGCACTACACCAGCTGCTCTTAGTGTGGTAGTAAAATGACTTTGATAAAACTATACTACTTCTTTAATAACTGATGACAAGTCATTGTTTAAATATTGAACGAATGCTGATGTGCAAGCAAACGCCTCAAGGATGCAGGTTCCATGCTGCCTTCAAGGGGCGCAAGAATGTACACAAGCAGGTATCCACATAAACACGATATTCACCTGTAGAAATATATTTGGATTAGAGTAATTATTATAAAGCTGAACATGTAAATATGCATAAAATGACTGATACATTCCACTACGCTGCGGTGAGAACAAGTTGATGTCCGAGCCTTTAAGTGCTCTTTCCGAGGGGGCGTGAAGGCGTCAGCAGAACAGGGGACATCAGTCAGAAGACGCATGAAAACAGTCATGTTTTTAGTTTGTAGTTTTTAGTCATGGCTAAACAGTACGAcattttgttcaggctgctcaTGCTCGGAGACTCCGGTGTGGGAAAGACCTGCATCCTGCGCCGGTTCACGGACAGTGAATTTGATCCTTCACATATTTCCACCATCGGTAAGTTTGCAGTGACGCCACTTTCAAAATGTTTGCCGCAGGTTGGACAAGGGGGACAAATTTCACTGAACGGGCTACGTGTCCCCAagatacataaatacatatgcTAGATTTTCTTATTGAATTTCCAGATACATTTCCTTTTGTTTACTGTATAGAAGAAGGTTTACTTAGCAAGTAGGATTAGAGCAAACAGGCCAGAATCTAACTAATTTAAACCACGCATGCACTAGCAAAAGCTGTACTGATCATAAATGTACTGTGATAATAAAATTGTCTAAAGTTTGAGAAAGTAGAGAACGTGATGTTAATAATCACAGGTCCATGTGAAAGACATTCTTCTGCCCTTATTGTTAGATGTTCATCCTGTGTTTTCATTCCCTGATTGTAACTTGCGGATTGACGTGCACATTAGTGCTTCACATAACCAATGCCTGATGAGGAAAGTACTGTGGCTGGCTTACACCAAGAGTAAATTGTTTCAACCTTTGTAGAGGAAATGTTCAGCACACACTGTGATGGCAGACAAAAGTGCTGCTGTGGTGCACCGTGCAGCATAACAGGGTCAAATCTGATCAGGGGTGGGAAGGCTTTAATGGGATTAAACCCAGTTATTTGAAAAAGTGCACAGTACATAAAATCTCCTTTCCTTGGGATCCTAATATTTTGACTATTGGTAAACATCAGCTCAAGCACTCCATTTAGAAAGAAGTACAACAAACTAATATGGCTGTAATATCTTAAATCAACGATAAACAAAGTACCGTACTGACATTTGGTAGAAAAAGCAATACTAGAGAAGACAATGTATTAATCCACATTCTGTTTATCTGTTTGCCCAGATTAATCTTTGCATTTAATCCAAGTGAATCTGCAAATATCAGCATAGTCTAGCTACAACTATAACTGTAGCAtgtttttttagaaataaataCTGAATTGAATGATAAAGGGAGTCATCAGTAcctgtggttgttgtgttgttgagtcccagctgttttcttttttcttttttcaccaaGCAGACACAAATCCTGTTGTTTTCATGCCATCGGTGGCACTCCTGTTTACGGGGGGGGGGACACTCACGCACTGAAAAGGTTAAACCTATTTGTACACACACCTCAGgctgtgtaaataataaaaaaacaagaatattTGGCATGCAAAGTGTTTGCAGTTGTATCCGCAGGCTGTGGGTATGAGCAGTGAAGCTACTGTAGAAGACACTCTGCCGGCCTCAGTGAAGAAAATGACCCAACTTCTGAATGaatattattaataaacatTCCAAATGATGTTCAGTCACTAGTTTCTTTATCAATTCAACATAATTTCCTGTTTGCTATGTTTAATATGTTGTAGTGCCCACAGTGTGTATTATTATcatgtgttttactgtgtgctttctcctgttttttagGAGTCGATTTTAAGATGAAGACGGTGGAGGTAGATGGAATCAAGGTGCGAGTACAGATATGGTACGTGCAACAAAGAGTACATGTTTAAATAAGacttatgtatgtatgtatgtatgtatgtattcacAATTGCTGACTTTGCTAATATGTGTTTCCCGTGCAGGGACACGGCAGGTCAGGAGCGTTATCAGACCATCACCAAGCAGTACTACAGACGGGCACAGGtatgaacacagctgcacttcaGTTCTTTGTATGTTTACAATTAGAATCTCCTTATCTTCTTGTGCAGGGGATCGTCTTTGTATACGACATCACAAACGCGCCGTCCTTTCAGAACATAGCGAAGTGGGTCAGTGATGTGGATGAAGTAAGGGGCTCTCATTTCACTCTTTACGCTCGCTGTCCTTCACTGTGGATCAGTGTCTGTTTTCCCAGTGTTTGAATGTTGGATGCTCTCTTCAGTGGGGTTAGTGTGTTTGACTCATCTTTTTGTTCTCGTGGTGTTCCTGTAGCATACTTCTAACAAGATGCAGGCTATCTTGGTAGGAAACAAGTCTGATGAGGCGCACAGGAGGCAAGTGACAGTGGAACAAGGAAGCAAGGTTTGATGTGGCTTAAACTGTTCCATTCATTTTTAGGGTGACTTTACATCAAAATATTGAAGCCAGTAGTGTTTCATTTCACTCACTGTATAAACATGGATTATGGTTAACCCTATCTGCAGTTCATTTAATGACCACATATGTCACTGTAAGGTTTTCTTATTCCTACATTTAGAACCTGTACAAAGAATAGCCAGACTTCTAAATCCTGGTTTCTTTACTTTTAGAGAAAATAATCTACTAATCGAATCTGCCTTGTGTACTTTTCTAACCATATCATTGGGAATCTCATAGCTAGCACACACCTATGGCATGGAGTTCTTTGAGGTCAGCGCTTCCACTAGCAACAACATCAGTAAGGTGAGTGTAACTCTGAAGCAACATGTTCAAATTGTGTAGAAACtccctgcagctttttttttgtttgtttgtcttcctgcttcctccagTCATTCCATCGACTGACAGAACTGGTGCTGCAAGCTCATAAAAGAGACGTGGACAACTTCTTTGGCTCCTTGGATGAGTATCTTGACCAGGCTGCTCTGGAGTCGGAGAAAGGGAGTCCGGATAATGACAAGAAGACTCAGAGTACCTGTGcctgttaagaaaaaaaaatcacatacgtcacAGTGCCATGGCTACTAACTGTGACTAGATACAGCCATTATATACACTACACTACATTGTTTCCAGGAGGCAGTTGGATTGGtttcacttttttgtttttgtgcaagtGCATTATGGTAAATGCAGTTAGCAGaagctgccagcagagggccGTGCtcactgcagcctgcagccagTGAATACCAATAGGCACACAGTTTAAATCTATTAATACACACATTGTCTTTGTTCTCTTTGAAATGCTGTTTTGCACGATACATGCTACTTGACTGTATTCCATCAGTcttgttcattttatttttattttgaactgTTTGGATAAATCTTTTTTATTAGTGTGACAAAATGATAGAGGCAACAACAAAGCAGCCGGAGGACAGAGATAAATTATTTACACTTAGAAACTCAAACCAAGCAAGGGGGGATTCATTTACACTGTGGACTCATTTCCTCAGGGGACACGGTGCTGTGCCATGTTGAATGCAGTGCATGCATATTTACCATcctgaatgtttgttttatgaatCTGTGATTTATGATGTGATGTTGGTGCTGCTTAAactaaagtgtaaaaaaaggtTCTGCTGCCAGATATGTAATATTAAAATCAATCAATgtaatcattaaataaatatacattttcttACCTAAACAGTGGAGTTTGGTGCCTGAACAGTGCTGAGTCATTGAATGAGGAGTGAAGTCAGGTGCACAGACAGTTCAAGCTGtagattcattcatttttcatcacacacacagaaagacaggtGATCACATGTTGCATTTTTGATGTTGCATCATGAATGATATATGTCATAGAGGTAGAGTACCATAAAGGTTTATATTCTAAAATAACTCAAATGTTAAAATGAAATTCATTCTGagggttaaagggttaaagtcaTTCAACAGCACAGATGATTATTCTACAAACTACTGCTGGAGGATTTTTAACCTTATTCTATGTAGGATTAAAAAAATAGTTGTaatgtatttgtgttgttttacaaTCAGTTACTTCACTATGTGAAAGGTGtaatgagtgtagtgtgtcaGAAGGAGATCAATTTCCTGCAGGGTCATTTGACACCCATGAAAGCCAACATTCTGCCCTAAGTGAGTCAGGTGACCGTGCGCTTGGGTGCAGTCACATAACGACATCCCGTCCACCTTCAGTGCGGCAGCCCAGCAGACGAGATGACGTTCATCGCCAAGACCTTCTACGACCTAAGGGCCACCACGCTGGAGGGAGACTCAGTGGACTTCAATGTGTACAGGGGGCGGGTGGTCCTCATAGAGAATGTGGCCTCTCTCTGAGGCACCACCACCCAGGACTTCAGCGAGCTCAACCAGCTGCAGAGCAAGTACCCCCATCGGCTGGTGGTCCTGGGTTTCCCCTGTAACCAGTTTGGATACCAGGTGAGTTGAGCAGTGAACTCTGGGTGATATTAGTGATATTTTACCAAGAAGCTCAACATTGCACACATTCTATGTCCAGAAAATGATTCCATGTGTGTTttactcagagagagagattgcTGACAGCATGATTGCAAAGTGTGCAAATTGACACTGCAATTTTTCCACTATCTTTACAGGAGAACTGCAACAATAGTGAGATCCTGAATTCACTGCAGCATGTGCGTCCAGGCGGTGGCTTCAAGCCCATCTTCACCATCTTTGAGAAGTGTGAAGTCAATGGAACAAAAACGCATCCAGTCTTTGCCTATCTGAAAGACAAACTCCCATATCCTGATGACGACCCAAATTCCCTCATGCAGGATCCCAAATTTCTGGTCTGGAGTCCCATCAGCAGGACTGACGTTTCCTGGAACTTTGAGAAATTCCTCATTGGGCCTGAGGGAGAGCCTTTTAAGAGATACAGCAAAAAGTTCCCCACTATTGACATAGAGCCTGACATTCAGCGACTATTAAGATTAACCAAGACCTAAGAATAGCCTCTACCACTTAATGACATCCATAACTGTCAAAGCTGACCTGCTTTCCTCCACACTTTTAAGCCTTATTAAATGAGGGTGATATTCTGAAAAGCTGAGGGAACATCATCTGAAGTCCTGTAAGTGCTTAACAGTAGTGGATGAATAAATTCAATGTATTAAACAGATGTTTGGTATACTTGAAGGTGGTTTTGCATGTGCATTTCCTTCTTGACCTTTGCTAGCATGACCAGCAGATGGTGCTACTGATTCAATCCTGCAAACTTCTGTCACGATTTAGTGAATTAAcattcaccacacacactcacaaaatgTTTGGACTGGAATAAAAGCCTTAAAAACACAATGGTGTCTTTGACTGATGCGTCTTTTTAATTGGACCATGTATATATGCTCCTCAAGCAGCCACAGAGATGTGTTCCTCTGATGCAAGGCTGACAGAAATAGATGTTGACATGTCTGAAGCAGCTCAGTGCAGGCATAATAATGAGGCTCGAAatagagagggggagagaattATTTTGAACACCCTTTAAAATAACACAGGCTCTCTTTCAGCACCCTCCTTGCCTGCTGatgcctttttttattattcgtTGAAATCTTCATTCAGTGGATCCACATTTCCAAGTAAAATGTGCTGATACCAGCAGCCCATGCAGCTTGCAGGGATGCTTTACTGCCACGGTGACACCTGAAGATGACTTCTAAATCATGCATTCAGGAAAGCCTTGCAGTTCTGTAAATCAGCTTTCATCCAGCTCCTGTGCCCAGTAAGCATTGTTTGCAAAGGTCTGCAGATTAGCACTGGATTTCCTGCACATCCGCTCACAAGATGATGTCAGGCTGCACAGGCATGGCAGTGCCCTCTGTGTCACTGGCAGCTTTCACTGacactttcattttcacttgtTGTTACTTAGGTTGTTGTTGCCTGGCTCACTGCCTTTGCATaacacatgtaaatatttgtgtTGTCATGTTACATGAGGACATATGATCAATAGATTTACCACAGGGCTGATGGACTGTGTTCTGCTGTGAGGAAGGCAGTACTTCCTGTTAGCATGAGCAAATATTGGAGGAGCATTAGCAGGGGCCTCTCCTGCCCCCTCTCTAATGCCCCCTCTACACAGTTTGCAGAAAATATCAGCGAAGATCGTCTATAAAGACGATGGAAGAGAAAACAGTGGATTTCCCTGGACGACATGAAAGACATTGTAACAAACGGAAGTATATTGTTGTTGTAAATGCAGCAGGAAAATGGTTCAACTTTCAGTTATTGTTtctattaaatgtttttaacaaA from Parambassis ranga chromosome 22, fParRan2.1, whole genome shotgun sequence encodes:
- the LOC114427418 gene encoding ras-related protein Rab-15-like, with translation MAKQYDILFRLLMLGDSGVGKTCILRRFTDSEFDPSHISTIGVDFKMKTVEVDGIKVRVQIWDTAGQERYQTITKQYYRRAQGIVFVYDITNAPSFQNIAKWVSDVDEHTSNKMQAILVGNKSDEAHRRQVTVEQGSKLAHTYGMEFFEVSASTSNNISKSFHRLTELVLQAHKRDVDNFFGSLDEYLDQAALESEKGSPDNDKKTQSTCAC
- the gpx2 gene encoding glutathione peroxidase 2 translates to MTFIAKTFYDLRATTLEGDSVDFNVYRGRVVLIENVASLUGTTTQDFSELNQLQSKYPHRLVVLGFPCNQFGYQENCNNSEILNSLQHVRPGGGFKPIFTIFEKCEVNGTKTHPVFAYLKDKLPYPDDDPNSLMQDPKFLVWSPISRTDVSWNFEKFLIGPEGEPFKRYSKKFPTIDIEPDIQRLLRLTKT